From the Prochlorococcus marinus str. AS9601 genome, the window GAGTTCTAAATTATCAATGCCTTTAATAGAATTTAGATCCAAATCTAACTTGTAAAAGTATTTTTTAAAAAAAATGAAGTTTTTTTGAGTAGTATTAATTTCTATATTTGTTGGCTCTCCCGCTAACTCTCCAGCTGTATTTTGGGTGATTTTAAGAACTTGCTTTGTATCCTCTAAACTGAGATTTTTATGTTTCAAAGAAAAGGTTGATTCGTCTTGTTCAATTTCTGCGTCAGGAAAAATATCTTTCATCTTCTCTTCAAATTTTAATTGCCAAGGAAATTTCTTTATATATTTACTCTCTATCACTAAATTATTAGTTATTGAATCAAGTTCACTAAGATCAAGGGTATCCTCAATTCTTACGCAGCCACTTAAAAGTGGAATTAATAATAATAGTATTAAAAAAATGATCAGTGAAAAGCCTTTCTGAAAGGGTTTTGTTTCACCAGTTGGTGTCTCAGTTACATTAATAAATTTTTTTTTCTTCAATACTTCTCTTTTTTTGCGCAGTGAGTTAAGAGATTTTTTATTGAGTGATGGGTCGCTTTCAAACTGTACATTCCAATTTTCTGGCTTTTTAATATCAGGAGAGTCTATAACTTCCATCAAATATTTTGCATTTTCTCTAGTCTTATTATCGTAAGATTTTAGAAGTTCTTTACAAAACCTTTTAGCCTCCTCCCTTTTATTGATACCACATAAAGCAGTAATTAAGATTGTTCTTAAATTTACTCCCTCTTTGCTTGATAAAGGAAATGATTCGATTATGGGCAAAAGAAATTCAATGCAATGATGATACTCACCTTTAGCTAAAGCAAGTTCTACTTTTTCTAAAACTTGCTCATAAGTTTTCATGGGTTAGGCGACTATCATTGTACCTATTCCGGAATTTGTAAAAATCTCAAGAAGTAATGAATGTTCTATTTGTCCATCAATTATGTGAGCTGCTTTGACTCCTTGGGCTAAAGCTCTTATACAGCATTCTGTCTTTGGAATCATACCTGCAGTCACAATTTTTTTATCAATAAAATCTCTTGCCTCTTTGAGATTAGTTTTTGCAACAAGACTATTTTTGTCATCTTTTTCTTTTAAAATTCCTTGAGTATCAGTAAGAAGAATAAGTTTTTCTGCATTTATTGCAGCAGCAATTTCTCCAGCAACAAAATCTGCATTAATGTTATGGGAAATACCCTCCAAAGTTGATCCAATGCTAGAAATAATTGGGATGTATCCTTTAGAAATAAGAGGATCTAATATTTCAGGATTGATTTTTGTAACCTCTCCTACTAACCCATGGCTACCATCTCCTAGTTCTCTAGATTGAATTAAGTTGCCATCAAGACCTGATATTCCCACAGCTAAGGATCCAGTTTTATTAATCCCTTTTACAATCTCTTTGTTAACTCTTCCCATTAGGACCATCTCGACAATTTCCATTGTTTTTTGATCAGTAATTCTTAATCCATTTTCGAATTTAGGAGATATTTCTAATTTCCTTAACCAATTATTAATCTCTGGTCCACCTCCATGAATTACTATCGGACAAACACCAACGGTTGATAAAAGTGCAATGTCTCTAAAAAAAGCATTTTTTAAATTATCATTCTCCATAACAGAACCACCATACTTGATAACAATTTTTCTACCTGAGAAACTTTGTATATATGGAAGTGCTTCGCTTAATATTGATACTCTTTGAGAATCATTCATTATTAAAATTTATAAAACTTGATTGAATTGAGAAATTAGGTTTTTACAAATATATCCCTATATTCAATAAAAGAGAATAAAATCAAATTCTTTTTTATTATCGTCCATAATAAATTCTGATTCAAGACCTTTGACGAAAAACCTATTTAATCTTTCTTGTTTTTCAACCCATTTTTCTAGAGGAACAGCGTTTAATACGAAACGCATTCTGAGACCATTTTTTTCTTCCTTTGTAATTTCTTCTATTTCTTTTAATTGAGGGGGGTTATCCTCGTCCCACAAATTTAAAGATTCTAATGACGATTCAAGATGAGCTTTTATCCCATACCTCCATCTTGTAACATCTTTAACTAATGCTGTTAGTTCTTTTGGTCTATTAAATTTATTTGTCGCAAAATTTGTCTTGTCAAATAACTCTACAGGAGGTATTTCGGAAGTCTTTAAGCCTAAGCCAATTAGGAAAATAGGTACTCCATAAAAAAAAGTAGGTACACTTAAATTTACTGAGTCTGTAAAATAAGCAGTCATTCCAACAAAAGCTAATATACCCCCAGCGGTTACGATTAAGTTTCCAGGCGATAAGTATTTCTTCATTTTGATTTAGTAGAATGAGTTTGAATGGGCTAACAAGTATTGTGCAAGATTCTAATACTGTAAATCAAGGAGATTTAATTTTTAAACTTGATCAAGATAGAGCATGGCTACTAGAAAATCTTGATAAGGGTAAATGGCCAGAAATCAGAAGCGAACTTGCCGCGCTTGAAAGAAAAATAAGCAAATTAATTATAAGTGTTCAAGAAAATAATGTTGATATTTGATTTAAAAAGGTATTTCGTCCACTTCAGGTACTAAAGGTGAACTATCCCAACTAGATTTTTTGGCGGTTTCTTTATTTTCATATGACTCATTATTTTCTTTTTGATCAGACTTAATAACATCAACTGGCGATATTTGATGAATTTTTGAAGCTGTTAGTTCTGGTTGTTTTTCTTTTGTTCCATCTTTTCTAGTGACAGAATTCATCTTTAGACGTCCCTCAATAACAATATTTTGCCCCTCCTTTAGTTCATCTACCATTTCTTGGGCAATATTTCCCCATCCTATGATCTTGAGATTTCTGGTTGGATCTTCACTACGTAATCCTTTAAAATTAACAATCATTTCTGCAATTGGAGTTTGGTTTTCTTTGGTATACCTCATTTGGGGAGCGCTATTAATGACCGCCTGAATTAAACAATGATTCATTACTTACTATTTAATTAAAGACATACTGATGCAGAATCCAGGAAATTGCTATAAAAATGTTTGGATCCTATCAGGAACTTCGGATGGACCTGTAATAGCTAATAGGCTTCTTGAACTTAATTATTCAGTCTTTGCAAGTGTTTTATCTTATAAAGCAGGGCAAGCTTATATCGAAAATCCAAAGTTACATATCATTACGGGGAAATTAAATAATAAAGATCAAATAATTAATTTCATAAATAAAAATAAAATCACATGCGTTGTCGACGCTACTCATCCTTTTGCCATAATAATTTCTAAAAATCTTAATAATGCATGTAAAGAAATTAATACACCTCTTTTACTATTTGAGAGGAAATCTCTAATAAATAACACTAATAATTTTTTTTATATTGATCATTTAAAGGATATAAATAATGTTGATATAGCAAATAAGAATATTCTTCTTGCAATAGGATCAAGATTCCTTAACGAGACAGCTAGTTATTATATGAATTGTAAAGCAAATGTATTTACAAGGGTTCTTCCAACTTATGAGAGTATAACTAAAGCTTTTGGATCATGTATTAAAAATTCCAACATAGCGATACTTGAACCGAGTAAAAATAATAATAGCATTTTAGAAAAAAGACTTTGTGATTTTTGGGAGATAGATTATGTTCTATGCAGAGAATCTGGAAGTTATTCTCAGAAAAACTGGGAGAGTATAGTTTCTGGAAGTAAGATGAAGTTATTTTTGGTTAAAAGGCCGAAAGTTAAAAATGATTATTCTTACTCTTTTGATCAATATCACAATTTGATAAATCACATAATTAAAAAATATTGATGTTTAATTCATTATGGAAGTATTAGTTATGATCACAACTGAATCAAGTAACGCAAATGCTTTGCGAATGGCTAAATTACTAATACAAAATAAACTTGCAGCTTGTGTTTCGATAAAGCAAATTTTTTCAATTTATAAGTGGGATGATGATATTGAAGAAACTAAAGAGTTTGAAATCACAATAAAAAGTAAACTTGAATTTAAAGATTGTTTAATTGATTTCGTAAATAAAAATTCCACATATGATGTCCCTCAGATTATTTACAAAAAATACCATGCTGAGATGAAATATTATGATTGGTTGAATAAGACTATTTGATTAATCTATTTTATTAACTCTTTAAGATCAATATCCGATCTAGATCCTAATTGCGTAATTATTTGCCCCGCACAAATTGAAGCTATCTCTCCGCATTTTTTGAGGGAACAATTGTTTATTAATCCATGGATAAATCCTCCCGCATAGATATCTCCCGCTCCTGTAGTATCAATAATCTTGCCTTTCGTTATTGACTCAATTATTTCAATATTATTTTTGTTAACTATGAGAGAACCATTGCTTCCAAGAGTTACTATGACTAATTCACATAAGGAAGATAGGTCTTCTTGGCAGCTTGCTAATTTATCATTTTTAAATAGACTTAACACCTCGGATTCATTACAAAAAACAATATCTACGTATTCATAAATTAATTCCAAGAAACTCTCACGATGTCTATCTACACAAAATGAATCAGACAAAGAAAGGATTATTTTTGTACTAGATTGTTTTGCAATTTGGGCGGCTTTAATAAAAGCTTTTTTAGCTAATTCGCTGTCCCATAAATATCCTTCTAAATATAAGTATTTACTTTCCTTAATTACAGTAAAGTCAATGTCTTTTGGTTCAAACTCTACAGATGCACCTAGGTAAGTGCACATAGTTCTTTGGGCATCAGGTGTTACCAAAATGATTGAATGAGCTGTTGGAGCACCTTCAATAGTTGGTGGAGTATTAAATATAGTCTTACTTTTTTTTATATCGTCAGAAAAGAAATCCCCAAATTGATCATTTTTCACTCTCCCTATAAACTGCACATGATTGCCTAATTCTGCTAAAGAAACCACGGTATTTGCTGAGGACCCACCTGAAATTTGTTTTATCACTTTGCAATTTTCTAACAATTTCTGTGATTCATCAGAATTTATTAGATTCATTGATCCTTTATCAAGATGATTTATCTCAAGAAACTCATCTTCAATATTTACAATAATATCTACTATTGCGTTGCCCAGACCAATGAGATCAACTTTTTTATGTTCAAAATGTCTAAAGGATTCCTTCATTAATTTGGAACTAAATTACCTTAGCAGTGCTCTTTTAGGACCATGTATTGGGTCTTCAATTACAATGGTTTGATCTCTATTTGCCCCCAACGAGACAATGGCAATTGGAACCTCCATTAATTCAGCTAAAAATCTTAGATAATTCATAGCATTCTCTGGGAGATCAGATAGTTTTCTGCAATCTGCAGTTGAACATTGCCAACCTTTTAATTTTTTGAAGATTGGCTTACATTTCTTTAAGTCATCTGAATTTGTAGGAAAGTAGTCTATTTCCTCTCCATTGAGGTCATATGCAATGCAAACTTGAATCTCATCTAACTCATCTAACACATCAAGTTTTGTAACGGCTAAACAATCAAGACCATTTACAGATACAGCATATTTACCAATAACTCCATCAAACCACCCACATCTTCTCCTTCTCCCAGTAGTGGTTCCAAATTCACTGCCTCTATCACAGAGTTGATCATTAATACTCCCTTGCAGTTCTGTTGGGAATGGCCCTTCACCTACTCTTGTGGTGTAAGCTTTTGCGACACCTATGACTCTATCGATTAAAGTTGGACCCACTCCAGCCCCAATACATGCCCCTCCTGATATAGGGTTTGATGAGGTAACAAAAGGATAAGTACCATGATCTAAGTCAAGTAGAGTCCCTTGAGCACCTTCGAAAAGAATATTCTTCTTGTTTTTTGAGGCTGCATGGATAGTCCTCGTACAGTCAACAACATGCTTTGATAATCTTTCCCCATAGTCAAGGTATTCTTCAACAATATCCTCTAATTTAAGTGGTTTTATGCCATAGATTTTTTCTAGAAGACCGTTTTTTTCTCTTAATGGAATTTCGATCACATCACTTAGCCTTTCTTTATTGAGCAAGTCTCTTATCCTAATGCCATTTCTTTGTGACTTATCCGCATAAGTTGGGCCAATTCCACGACCTGTTGTCCCTATTTTGTTTGAACCTCTATCAGCCTCCATCGCCTCATCTAATATTCGGTGGTAGGGCATTGTTACATGTGATGTTGATGAAATTTTTAATCCTGAGATATCAATTCCATTATCAATTAGCATGTCAATTTCTTTAAGCAAGATTTTTGGATCTATAACAGTTCCCGAACCAATTAGACAAGAAGTATTTTTATAAAGTATCCCTGAGGGAATTAAATGTAATTTTAAGACTTTATCATCTACCACTATTGTATGACCTGCATTTACTCCCCCTTGATAGCGAACGACAACATCTGCCGAACGACTAAGTAAATCCGTTATTTTACCTTTTCCTTCGTCACCCCATTGGGCTCCGATTACAACAACATTGGCCAATTTTAGAAGAGCATTATTTTTGTGCGAATATTTAATATATTCAAAAATCTTGGTTTACTTTTAAAAAGTAAATGAATTGTATCAACTTTCTCTTAGAACCATTTTTTCAGCAAGAGAAAATTCTTTGGTTAAACGCTCTTTAAGCTTATCTGGTAAAGGTCTACTTGCAAAGTTTTTGTAATGACCTGCCATAGCATTTAATGCTGTTTGCATAGTGGTAAATGATTGCGTTTTATTTACCATTCCTCTATTTCTATATCTGGAAATATAGTCAGTTATGAGTGTAAGAGCCTCGCTTCTTACTTCATCTTTATTTGGAGAATCTTTTGGAGTATCAACAGCTGTTTGTAATGTTTTAACAACTGAAATTGTATCCTTTGTATAGTCTCCTGTCATAGCGGTTTTTGCTGCTATGGAAGGGGAACTAAATAGTGTAAAAACAACAATTAAGGATATTGCAAAAGATATAGCTTTAGTAAGATTCTTAAAAAATAATTTTGATGCCCATTTCAGTAACATAACTTAGCTCCCAATAAAAATAAGACTCAAGACTTTTTATTGTACATTATTTCAGATTCGGAAATAAATGTTTCTAACAATTTATCAGTACTTATTTTAAGCTTAGTATTATTTGTTCTGCATAAAAGTTCTACTTCTTTATTAATAGAATCTCTGCCAATAATTATCTGAAAAGGAATACCAATTAATTCCGCATCTTTAAATTTCACTCCAGCTCTATCGTTTCTATCATCAAGAAGAACATCAATTTTATTAATTAAAAAATTGCTATAGATTTGCTCAGTAAGATCACTTTGAATAGGATCTTTTAGGTTTGTGGGAATAATAATAACTTCAAAAGGAGAAATATGGATAGGCCAACAAATTCCTTTTTGATCATGATTCTGTTCGATAGCAGCTTGAGCTATTCTTGTCACTCCGATTCCGTAACAACCCATCCATAAATTTTTTAACTGACCGTCCTTATCAGAGAACTTTGCATTTAATTTTTCACTATATTTCTGACCTAGTTGGAAAATATGTCCAATCTCGATACCTTTTTTTTCTTTAAGTTCTTCATCATCATAAACACTTATCTTATCTCCTTTTTTGGCATTCCTGATATCCCCAATCAGATAGTCTTTCGAATCAAAAGAAAATTCTTGAAAAACTTTATGGAAATTAACTTTATTCCCACCACTTATAAATTTTGAAAGGTCACTTGCAGAATGGTCAATTATTCTTGTCCATTGTTTTTCCCAATTAGAAATAGCTTTAATAGTATTGTTATCTAAATCTGGACCGATAAAACCTAAGGGTAAATCAACTAGATTTTTTTCGATAGTTTTTTTGTCTTCAATCTTTTTAAGATTAAGGAGATTGAAGTGATTGAGTTTATTGATTAAGTTAAAAAGCTTTACTTCATTAATATGTTGATCGCCTCTTATGCATGCAAGAATTGGGACATTAAATTCACCTTCGAACTGTGCAAGGAATATTACTACTTTAATAATCTGACTTGGGTCTAAATTGTTATTGTCGCAAACTTCTAGAATTGTTTTTTGATGAGGTGTTTCCAACCACTCTGGAATATTATCTTTAAGTGGAATAGGTTGAGAGGGTAGAGAAACAGCTTTTTCGATATTGGCAGCATAAGAACCACTTTGAGTGAACAAAATGGAATCTTCCCCAGCATCAGCAGTGACCATAAATTCTTTAGATGAAGCACCGCCAATTGCTCCACTATCAGCTTCAACCCCTACTGTCTGAAGTCCACAAGATTTAAAAATATTTTCATAAGCATTGCTCACCTTTTCATAGAAAGAAGCTAAATCGTTTTGTGAAGAATGAAAAGAATAACCATCTTTCATTATGAATTCTCTACTTCTCATCAATCCAAACCTTGGCCTTATTTCATCTCTAAATTTTGTCTGAATTTGGTAAAAACATTGAGGTAATTGCTTATAGGAGTTTATTGTCTCTGATGCAATACTCGTGATCACCTCTTCGTGAGTTGGTGCTAAACCAAATTCCTTGCCTTGTCTATCTTTGAGATTAAACATTATTCCTTCACCTGCGGTATATCCTTCCCACCTTTCACTTTTTTTCCATAAATCTGCAGGATGAAGTTGGGGTAATAGTAATTTTGTACAACCAATACTATTAAGTTCTTTCTCTATTATTGCGGATATTTTTTCAATAACTCTAAGCATTAGTGGCATGTATGCATAAATACCGCTGTTAACTCTGCGAATATACCCAGCTTTTAAGAGTAATTGATGTGAAATAATCTCAGCTTCAGAAGGTGTGTCACGAAGTGTCCCCAGAGGAAATGAGGTTGTCACGCGCATACAGAAAAATCCTTAATAATATCTAAGTTTATCAATTAAGATGAAAAAACAATTTAAAGTGTCTTGAGTCCCTCAACCCGACTAGTCTAAGAATATTCTTTCTGCTAACTTCTTCTGTAATAAAGCTCAAACTTTTTAAAAAGTTCATTACTTCTTAATCATTTTCTTAAGTTTATGGAAAATATAGATTCAAATATTTCTAGTGAAGAGGAATTAGTAGGTATTGATGAAGTTCAAAAATTCCTAAATAGATCAAGAGCTTCTGTCTATAGGTATACAAATACAGATTTAAGAAATCTAAACCCTAGTTTTAATCCAAGAAAATTAAATCCCGAATTTAGGACTGATCAAAAAGATCCTTTAAAATTCCATCCTAATGAAGTAGCAAGATTTGCAAAAGATATTTTAAGAATAAAGGAAGTCACTGTAGAGGTCTTTAATACACCTTCGTCCGCTTCTCAAAATATACTGGCGCAAATATTAGAGGAACTAAAATCTATTAGATCTTTGCTAGAAAAAGAGTAATTAAAAAGTCACCA encodes:
- a CDS encoding DUF3153 domain-containing protein, which codes for MKTYEQVLEKVELALAKGEYHHCIEFLLPIIESFPLSSKEGVNLRTILITALCGINKREEAKRFCKELLKSYDNKTRENAKYLMEVIDSPDIKKPENWNVQFESDPSLNKKSLNSLRKKREVLKKKKFINVTETPTGETKPFQKGFSLIIFLILLLLIPLLSGCVRIEDTLDLSELDSITNNLVIESKYIKKFPWQLKFEEKMKDIFPDAEIEQDESTFSLKHKNLSLEDTKQVLKITQNTAGELAGEPTNIEINTTQKNFIFFKKYFYKLDLDLNSIKGIDNLELIFKIINPNKAILTDKNNSNIKITKNLIIWDLNQGQINSLEFSFWSLNKLLIGISIILIIIILAYLLRFYRFKLGSDLPQLPSN
- the argB gene encoding acetylglutamate kinase translates to MNDSQRVSILSEALPYIQSFSGRKIVIKYGGSVMENDNLKNAFFRDIALLSTVGVCPIVIHGGGPEINNWLRKLEISPKFENGLRITDQKTMEIVEMVLMGRVNKEIVKGINKTGSLAVGISGLDGNLIQSRELGDGSHGLVGEVTKINPEILDPLISKGYIPIISSIGSTLEGISHNINADFVAGEIAAAINAEKLILLTDTQGILKEKDDKNSLVAKTNLKEARDFIDKKIVTAGMIPKTECCIRALAQGVKAAHIIDGQIEHSLLLEIFTNSGIGTMIVA
- a CDS encoding DUF2854 domain-containing protein, with amino-acid sequence MKKYLSPGNLIVTAGGILAFVGMTAYFTDSVNLSVPTFFYGVPIFLIGLGLKTSEIPPVELFDKTNFATNKFNRPKELTALVKDVTRWRYGIKAHLESSLESLNLWDEDNPPQLKEIEEITKEEKNGLRMRFVLNAVPLEKWVEKQERLNRFFVKGLESEFIMDDNKKEFDFILFY
- a CDS encoding single-stranded DNA-binding protein, coding for MNHCLIQAVINSAPQMRYTKENQTPIAEMIVNFKGLRSEDPTRNLKIIGWGNIAQEMVDELKEGQNIVIEGRLKMNSVTRKDGTKEKQPELTASKIHQISPVDVIKSDQKENNESYENKETAKKSSWDSSPLVPEVDEIPF
- a CDS encoding precorrin-6A/cobalt-precorrin-6A reductase — translated: MQNPGNCYKNVWILSGTSDGPVIANRLLELNYSVFASVLSYKAGQAYIENPKLHIITGKLNNKDQIINFINKNKITCVVDATHPFAIIISKNLNNACKEINTPLLLFERKSLINNTNNFFYIDHLKDINNVDIANKNILLAIGSRFLNETASYYMNCKANVFTRVLPTYESITKAFGSCIKNSNIAILEPSKNNNSILEKRLCDFWEIDYVLCRESGSYSQKNWESIVSGSKMKLFLVKRPKVKNDYSYSFDQYHNLINHIIKKY
- the cutA gene encoding divalent-cation tolerance protein CutA: MEVLVMITTESSNANALRMAKLLIQNKLAACVSIKQIFSIYKWDDDIEETKEFEITIKSKLEFKDCLIDFVNKNSTYDVPQIIYKKYHAEMKYYDWLNKTI
- a CDS encoding adenosine kinase encodes the protein MKESFRHFEHKKVDLIGLGNAIVDIIVNIEDEFLEINHLDKGSMNLINSDESQKLLENCKVIKQISGGSSANTVVSLAELGNHVQFIGRVKNDQFGDFFSDDIKKSKTIFNTPPTIEGAPTAHSIILVTPDAQRTMCTYLGASVEFEPKDIDFTVIKESKYLYLEGYLWDSELAKKAFIKAAQIAKQSSTKIILSLSDSFCVDRHRESFLELIYEYVDIVFCNESEVLSLFKNDKLASCQEDLSSLCELVIVTLGSNGSLIVNKNNIEIIESITKGKIIDTTGAGDIYAGGFIHGLINNCSLKKCGEIASICAGQIITQLGSRSDIDLKELIK
- a CDS encoding adenylosuccinate synthase; protein product: MANVVVIGAQWGDEGKGKITDLLSRSADVVVRYQGGVNAGHTIVVDDKVLKLHLIPSGILYKNTSCLIGSGTVIDPKILLKEIDMLIDNGIDISGLKISSTSHVTMPYHRILDEAMEADRGSNKIGTTGRGIGPTYADKSQRNGIRIRDLLNKERLSDVIEIPLREKNGLLEKIYGIKPLKLEDIVEEYLDYGERLSKHVVDCTRTIHAASKNKKNILFEGAQGTLLDLDHGTYPFVTSSNPISGGACIGAGVGPTLIDRVIGVAKAYTTRVGEGPFPTELQGSINDQLCDRGSEFGTTTGRRRRCGWFDGVIGKYAVSVNGLDCLAVTKLDVLDELDEIQVCIAYDLNGEEIDYFPTNSDDLKKCKPIFKKLKGWQCSTADCRKLSDLPENAMNYLRFLAELMEVPIAIVSLGANRDQTIVIEDPIHGPKRALLR
- the psb27 gene encoding photosystem II protein Psb27, with the translated sequence MLLKWASKLFFKNLTKAISFAISLIVVFTLFSSPSIAAKTAMTGDYTKDTISVVKTLQTAVDTPKDSPNKDEVRSEALTLITDYISRYRNRGMVNKTQSFTTMQTALNAMAGHYKNFASRPLPDKLKERLTKEFSLAEKMVLRES
- a CDS encoding proline--tRNA ligase → MRVTTSFPLGTLRDTPSEAEIISHQLLLKAGYIRRVNSGIYAYMPLMLRVIEKISAIIEKELNSIGCTKLLLPQLHPADLWKKSERWEGYTAGEGIMFNLKDRQGKEFGLAPTHEEVITSIASETINSYKQLPQCFYQIQTKFRDEIRPRFGLMRSREFIMKDGYSFHSSQNDLASFYEKVSNAYENIFKSCGLQTVGVEADSGAIGGASSKEFMVTADAGEDSILFTQSGSYAANIEKAVSLPSQPIPLKDNIPEWLETPHQKTILEVCDNNNLDPSQIIKVVIFLAQFEGEFNVPILACIRGDQHINEVKLFNLINKLNHFNLLNLKKIEDKKTIEKNLVDLPLGFIGPDLDNNTIKAISNWEKQWTRIIDHSASDLSKFISGGNKVNFHKVFQEFSFDSKDYLIGDIRNAKKGDKISVYDDEELKEKKGIEIGHIFQLGQKYSEKLNAKFSDKDGQLKNLWMGCYGIGVTRIAQAAIEQNHDQKGICWPIHISPFEVIIIPTNLKDPIQSDLTEQIYSNFLINKIDVLLDDRNDRAGVKFKDAELIGIPFQIIIGRDSINKEVELLCRTNNTKLKISTDKLLETFISESEIMYNKKS